Proteins encoded within one genomic window of Rhododendron vialii isolate Sample 1 chromosome 1a, ASM3025357v1:
- the LOC131298020 gene encoding heavy metal-associated isoprenylated plant protein 4, with translation MAKEEEKKVITAVYKVNLHCPKCAEDIKKPLLRIAGVQSVDVQFEKGEVTVKGSIDEKEMHKRLEKLSKKKVEIVDNKAKITKEKVRTTTIKAYLHCSKCEDGLRRKLLKQKGIHDVKMDTKAQTITIEGSVEPEKLLTFMKERVHKHAEIIPLKQEKKEEKKEEKKKLEKEVDEDKKKKENQVEKKDKLYTVQVKKAETKKVVEFKEERKVEGKTPEGNVPYFVHYVYAPQTFSEENPNACSIM, from the exons ATGGCtaaagaagaggagaagaaggtgATTACTGCAGTTTACAAGGTTAATCTGCATTGCCCCAAATGTGCAGAAGACATTAAAAAGCCTCTCCTTAGAATCGCAG GGGTCCAGAGTGTGGATGTCCAGTTTGAGAAAGGGGAAGTTACAGTGAAAGGTAGCATTGATGAGAAGGAAATGCATAAACGGCTTGAGAAGTTGAGCAAGAAAAAGGTCGAGATTGTTGATAATAAAGCAAAGATCACCAAAGAA AAGGTGCGCACTACAACAATCAAAGCTTATTTGCACTGCAGCAAATGTGAGGATGGCCTGCGCAGGAAGTTGCTAAAGCAGAAAG GTATTCACGATGTTAAAATGGACACAAAAGCTCAGACCATAACAATCGAAGGAAGTGTTGAGCCGGAAAAACTCTTGACATTCATGAAAGAGAGGGTGCACAAACACGCGGAGATAATACCTCTGAAGcaagagaaaaaagaggagaagaaagaggagaagaaaaagcTGGAGAAGGAAGTGGACGaggacaagaagaagaaagaaaaccaaGTCGAAAAGAAAGACAAGTTGTATACAGTACAAGTTAAAAAGGCTGAAACCAAAAAGGTTGTTGAGTTTAAGGAAGAGAGGAAAGTGGAAGGAAAAACTCCAGAGGGAAACGTTCCGTACTTCGTTCACTATGTTTATGCTCCTCAGACGTTTAGCGAAGAAAATCCAAATGCTTGCTCAATAATGTAA